In the Lampris incognitus isolate fLamInc1 chromosome 11, fLamInc1.hap2, whole genome shotgun sequence genome, one interval contains:
- the sucla2 gene encoding succinate--CoA ligase [ADP-forming] subunit beta, mitochondrial yields MATSLICGRLTASLRKSGTRTTINSASKVLGGSPGLFGGHGKQQQPPHFQQQRNLSLHEYMSIGLLKEAGISVPAGMVASSSDEAYAVAKKIGSKDLVVKAQVLAGGRGKGTFEGGLKGGVKIVYSPEEARDISSQMIGRKLYTKQTGEAGRICNQVFICERRYPRREYYFAITMERSYQGPVLIGSSQGGVNIEDVAAENPDAIVKEPIDIVEGIKMEQAVKVAQKMGFPTALINEAAENMIKLYNVFMKYDASMLEINPMVEDSSGIVMCMDAKINFDSNAAYRQKKVFDMQDWTQEDPRDRQAAKADLNYIGLDGTIGCLVNGAGLAMATMDIIKLHGGTPANFLDVGGGATAHQVTEAFKLITSDRKVQAILVNIFGGIMRCDVIAQGIIMAVTDLDLKIPIVVRLQGTRVDDAKALIAASPLKILACDDLDEAAKMVVKLSEIVSLAKEAQVDITFQLPI; encoded by the exons ATGGCGACGTCCCTAATTTGTGGCCGCTTGACAGCTAGCCTAAGAAAATCGGGGACCAGAACGACAATTAACTCTGCATCCAAG GTTCTAGGTGGCTCTCCAGGTCTATTTGGTGGCCATGGGAAACAGCAGCAGCCCCCCCACTTCCAGCAGCAGAGAAACCTCTCTCTGCATGAGTACATGAGCATTGGCCTGCTGAAAGAGGCTGGCATCTCAGTGCCAGCAGGCATGGTGGCCAGCTCCTCGGACGAAGCATATGCTGTTGCCAAGAAGATTG gttccAAGGATCTAGTTGTGAAAGCCCAAGTGCTGGCTGGTGGTAGGGGGAAGGGGACCTTTGAGGGCGGACTAAAAGGAGGCGTGAAGATCGTCTACTC GCCAGAGGAGGCCCGTGACATCTCATCTCAGATGATTGGTCGAAAGTTGTACACAAAGCAGACAGGGGAGGCTGGTCGTATCTGCAACCAGGTTTTCATTTGTGAGCGCAGGTATCCACGCAGGGAGTACTACTTTGCCATTACAATGGAGAGATCCTACCAG ggtcccgtgttgataggcagttCTCAGGGAGGCGTGAACATCGAAGATGTGGCAGCGGAGAATCCAGACGCCATTGTTAAGGAGCCTATTGACATTGTGGAAGGCATCAAGATGGAGCAGGCTGTCAAG gtagcacagAAAATGGGTTTTCCCACAGCACTGATAAACGAAGCTGCTGAGAACATGATCAAACTGTACAACGTTTTCATGAAGTATGATGCATCCATGTTGGAGATCAACCCCATGGTGGAGGACTCCTCAGGCATTG TGATGTGCATGGATGCCAAGATCAACTTCGACTCAAACGCAGCATACCGCCAGAAGAAGGTGTTTGACATGCAGGACTGGACCCAGGAGGACCCCCGGGACCGGCAGGCCGCTAAGGCTGACCTCAACTACATCGGCCTAGATGGAACCATTGGCTGCCTGG TAAACGGAGCAGGTCTGGCCATGGCCACCATGGACATCATCAAACTCCATGGTGGCACGCCAGCCAACTTCCTGGATGTGGGGGGTGGAGCCACAGCCCACCAGGTGACTGAAGCCTTCAAGCTCATCACCTCCGATAGGAAG GTGCAGGCCATCCTGGTGAACATATTTGGAGGTATCATGAGATGTGATGTCATCGCCCAGGGCATCATCATGGCTGTTACAGACCTGGATCTCAAGATACCCATTGTTGTGCGGTTACAAG GGACGAGAGTGGATGATGCCAAAGCACTGATTGCTGCCAGCCCACTGAAGATCTTGGCCTGTGACGACCTGGATGAGGCTGCCAAAATG gttgTGAAGCTTTCTGAAATCGTGTCACTGGCTAAGGAGGCTCAAGTTGACATCACCTTCCAGCTGCCCATCTAA